The Dermochelys coriacea isolate rDerCor1 chromosome 12, rDerCor1.pri.v4, whole genome shotgun sequence genome has a window encoding:
- the ORC6 gene encoding origin recognition complex subunit 6 isoform X1, translated as MRPTEEPGVIQRLAPKLGLAAPAVLRKAEEYLRLSQVKCTGLLAQMTATSNAVMCLDLAAGYMQHPVDKSYLVKLSGLNKRTYQSCMKSFECLLGLNSNLGIRDLAVQFCCTEAVNTASKILQRYESSLSEMQQMDLDLSKPLFTTAALFTACRCLKLKVDKKKMVDTSGVKKAIFDRLCSQLETIGQQISTFSSLIGDCASLTPQPTQSQKTLLECIEKEEEHEDEVETPCKRQKSETEAKQDYEEWKKRILENATKAKGANV; from the exons AAAAGCAGAAGAATATCTGCGACTGTCCCAGGTGAAGTGCACAGGATTATTGGCTCAGATGACAGCAACAAGCAATGCGGTGATGTGCCTGGACCTAGCAGCTGGCTATATGCAACACCCAGTGGACAAA agcTACTTAGTTAAACTCTCCGGTTTGAACAAGAGGACTTACCAGAGCTGTATGAAGTCTTTTGAGTGTTTGCTAGGTTTGAACTCCAATCTGGGAATCCGAGATTTGGCTGTACAGTTCTGCTGCACGGAAGCAGTGAACACCGCTTCAAAAATATTACAAAG GTATGAATCCAGTCTCTCTGAAATGCAGCAGATGGATCTTGATTTATCAAAACCCTTGTTCACAACAGCTGCATTGTTCACAGCCTGCAG GTGTTTGAAACTAAAAGTGGATAAGAAGAAAATGGTGGATACCTCTGGGGTGAAGAAGGCAATATTCGATCGGCTCTGCAGCCAGCTGGAGACAATTGGCCAGCAGATCAGCA cttTCTCTTCTTTAATAGGAGACTGTGCTTCACTGACACCTCAGCCAACCCAAAGCCAGAAGACCTTGCTTGAATGCATTGAAAAGGAAGAAG AACATGAAGATGAAGTTGAGACCCCTTGCAAGCGGCAGAAAAGTGAAACCGAAGCAAAACAAGATTATGAAGAATGGAAAAAGAGAATCCTGGAAAATGCTACTAAGGCAAAAGGGGCCAATGTCTGA
- the ORC6 gene encoding origin recognition complex subunit 6 isoform X2: MRPTEEPGVIQRLAPKLGLAAPAVLRKAEEYLRLSQVKCTGLLAQMTATSNAVMCLDLAAGYMQHPVDKSYLVKLSGLNKRTYQSCMKSFECLLGLNSNLGIRDLAVQFCCTEAVNTASKILQRYESSLSEMQQMDLDLSKPLFTTAALFTACRCLKLKVDKKKMVDTSGVKKAIFDRLCSQLETIGQQISRDCASLTPQPTQSQKTLLECIEKEEEHEDEVETPCKRQKSETEAKQDYEEWKKRILENATKAKGANV, translated from the exons AAAAGCAGAAGAATATCTGCGACTGTCCCAGGTGAAGTGCACAGGATTATTGGCTCAGATGACAGCAACAAGCAATGCGGTGATGTGCCTGGACCTAGCAGCTGGCTATATGCAACACCCAGTGGACAAA agcTACTTAGTTAAACTCTCCGGTTTGAACAAGAGGACTTACCAGAGCTGTATGAAGTCTTTTGAGTGTTTGCTAGGTTTGAACTCCAATCTGGGAATCCGAGATTTGGCTGTACAGTTCTGCTGCACGGAAGCAGTGAACACCGCTTCAAAAATATTACAAAG GTATGAATCCAGTCTCTCTGAAATGCAGCAGATGGATCTTGATTTATCAAAACCCTTGTTCACAACAGCTGCATTGTTCACAGCCTGCAG GTGTTTGAAACTAAAAGTGGATAAGAAGAAAATGGTGGATACCTCTGGGGTGAAGAAGGCAATATTCGATCGGCTCTGCAGCCAGCTGGAGACAATTGGCCAGCAGATCAGCA GAGACTGTGCTTCACTGACACCTCAGCCAACCCAAAGCCAGAAGACCTTGCTTGAATGCATTGAAAAGGAAGAAG AACATGAAGATGAAGTTGAGACCCCTTGCAAGCGGCAGAAAAGTGAAACCGAAGCAAAACAAGATTATGAAGAATGGAAAAAGAGAATCCTGGAAAATGCTACTAAGGCAAAAGGGGCCAATGTCTGA